A genomic window from Glycine max cultivar Williams 82 chromosome 17, Glycine_max_v4.0, whole genome shotgun sequence includes:
- the LOC100816378 gene encoding serine acetyltransferase 3, mitochondrial has protein sequence MAPGGIRMARLRQVNCKPVAMGENYFCSSPPPPRVRTQLVHLPIQLEPKIGSSPMEVQQRKPAVAAATIQLEHKVTGLVVGETTLIGNNVSILHNVTLGGTSKASGDRHLKIGDGVLIGPGTCILGNIKIGDGAKIGACFVVLKEVPPRTTIVGNPARVVGGKDNPIKLDKMPSFTMDHTSWSDYVI, from the exons ATGGCTCCTGGTGGTATCAGAATGG CTAGACTGAGGCAAGTTAACTGCAAACCCGTTGCCATGGGTGAGAACTACTTTTgctcatcaccaccaccaccaagggTGAGAACTCAACTAGTCCATTTGCCAATTCAATTGGAGCCAAAAATTGGGAGTAGTCCTATGGAAGTGCAGCAGAGGAAGCCAGCAGTTGCTGCTGCTACTATTCAATTGGAACataaa GTCACAG GACTTGTTGTAGGGGAGACTACACTTATTGGGAATAATGTGTCAATTTTGCATAATGTGACATTGGGAGGGACTAGTAAGGCAAGTGGGGATAGACACCTTAAGATTGGTGATGGGGTGTTGATAGGTCCAGGGACTTGTATTTTGGGGAACATTAAGATTGGTGATGGAGCTAAGATTGGTGCTTGTTTTGTTGTGTTGAAGGAAGTGCCACCAAGGACTACTATTGTTGGAAATCCTGCTAGGGTGGTTGGAGGGAAGGATAACCCTATTAAATTGGATAAGATGCCTAGTTTTACCATGGACCATACTTCATGGTCTGATTATGTTATATAG